A part of Camelus ferus isolate YT-003-E chromosome 6, BCGSAC_Cfer_1.0, whole genome shotgun sequence genomic DNA contains:
- the ZFHX2 gene encoding zinc finger homeobox protein 2 isoform X1, with translation MATLNASLTASTAPSPGHNAPSPPPDTSSPSTPSDPVTKDPPAAPSTSESMRSSEPGGQPLESGCGLIPPKEIGEPQEEPGCGGFPSKDLGVEEDKEQEEEGGGLPPVDLSDHLFFTAGGEACLVAKLSLPGGSELLLPKGFPWGEAGVKEEPSPPLLAHPPRAHLTALHIQHGFDPIQGFSSSDQILSHDTSAPSLATCEGRDGAFWSYQLAPHPPGDPKDGPMGSRGGDPRALFWLCLLCRLGFSRPQAFVGHMQSHAVTLTPAQHQGLLGNPAVLQEGGEGYVALLSFLEPKAPAHPPLEIPLNNSGTGNIEANAAQTEDGPPEAEAQAPVLPVEEVMALSPPSPPTTPATWDPSPTQAKESPTAAGEAGPDWFPEGQEEDGGLCPPLNQSSPTSKEGGTLPAPVGSPEDPSDPPQPYRLADDYTPAPATFQGLSLSSHMSLLHSRNSCKTLKCPKCNWHYKYQQTLDVHMREKHPESNSHCSYCSAGGAHPRLARGESYNCGYKPYRCDVCNYSTTTKGNLSIHMQSDKHLANLQGFQAGPGGQGSPPEAALPPSAGDKEPKTKSSWQCKVCSYETNISRNLRIHMTSEKHMQNVLMLHQGLPLGLPPGLVGPGPPPQAGAAPTTPPELFQYFGPQAIGQPQASLPGPGLRPDKPLEAQLLLNGFHHLGAPARKFPTPAPGSSSPDAHLPPSQLLGSLSDGLPTSPPPDDSPSLKVFRCLVCQAFSTDSLELLLYHCSLGRSLPEAEWKEVAGDTHRCKLCCYGTQLKANFQLHLKTDKHAQKYQLAAHLREGGGAIGTPSPVPLGDGAHYGSVPHLHLRCNICDFESNSKEKMQLHARGAAHEENSHIYKFLLEMEGAAAGAELGLFRCLLCAWETPSRLAVLQHLHAPAHRDAQAQRRLQLLQSGLTADEGLSALQGILSFSHGQLQTPGKVPITPSAEPPTPEKDAQNKTEQLASEEAENKTGPPGDSANQTTVRTGVFCCPYCSFLSPESDQVRAHALSQHAVQPKYRCPLCQEQLVGRPALHFHLSHLHNVVPECVEKLLLVATTVEMTLTTKVLPGPTLSPQGDGLEPPAPGPEPMPSRNQAVEGPHLTPEASPDPLPEPPPPSAEGPDKPTGSPDQPPSPAPSPAPRTEAQADEVAPLPTMAEEEEGAGGEPRPAEPAPADSRHPLTYRKTTNFALDKFLDPARPYKCTVCKESFTQKNILLVHYNSVSHLHKMKKAAIDPSSPARGEAGTAPTTAGATDKPFKCTVCRVSYNQSSTLEIHMRSVLHQTRSRGAKTDTKAEGPERGPEEPKEGETEGEVGTEKKGPDPGGFMSGLPFLSPPPPPLDLHRFPAPLFTPPVLPPFPLVPESLLKLQQQQLLLPFYLHDLKVGPKLALAGPAPLLSLPAATPPPPPPPPKAELAEREWERPPMTEEGSEAAPTSPPHPMPNEAARTAAKALLENFGFELVIQYNEGKQAVPPPPTPPPPEALGGGDKLACGACGKLFSNMLILKTHEEHVHRRFLPFEALSRYAAQFRKSYDSLYPPPDESPKPPDGSLDSPAPQLGPHFLVPDPEAGGTRPSEERSRAGGRWPPEEEESSRGNLPPLVPAGRRFSRTKFTEFQTQALQSFFETSAYPKDGEVERLASLLGLASRVVVVWFQNARQKARKNASEGGPMPSGGGPGGASGCRRCHATFSCVFDLVRHLKKCYDDQPPEEEEEEAERGEEEEEVEEEDTEEEQGLEPPAKPEGPLPEPTDREELSQAEATKPGGKEPEGRAPPSPSPVHNCDQCAVSFPTQDLLTSHRRLHFLPSVQPSAAPHLLDLPLLVFGERNPLAAGTPPVPGPPLKRKHEDGSLSPTGSEAGGGGEGEPPRDKRLRTTILPEQLEILYRWYMQDSNPTRKMLDCISEEVGLKKRVVQVWFQNTRARERKGQFRSTPGGVPNPAAKPPITPSPAPFPKFNLLLGKVDDGAGREAPKREAPAFPYPTVTPAAGPLPFLPPGKEATTLTPEPPLPLPPPPPPSEDEGPEEPSKASPESEACSPSAGDLSDSSASSLAEPESPGAGGTSGGPGGGAGIPDGMGQRRYRTQMSSLQLKIMKACYEAYRTPTMQECEVLGEEIGLPKRVIQVWFQNARAKEKKAKLQGAAAGGAGGSSEGPVGVQRTDCPYCDVKYDFYVSCRGHLFSRQHLAKLKEAVRAQLKSESKSYDLAPAPEAPPAPKAPPATTPASVPLGTAPALPRLAPVLLSGPALAQPPLGSLAPFSSGPAASSGLLGLATSVLPATTVVQTAGPGCPLPQRPMPDQTNTTAGASDPAPGLPTEPSGDKVSGERKPVAAHTSSSTDALKNLKALKATVPALLGGQFLPFPLPPAGGATPPAVFSPQLQGAYFQQLYGMKKGLFPMNPVIPQTLIGLLPNALLQPPPQPPEPMATAPPKPPELPAPGEGEAGEADELLTGSTGISTVDVTHRYLCRQCKMAFDGEASATAHQRSFCFFGRGSGGSVPPPLRVPICTYHCLACEVLLSGREALASHLRSSAHRRKAAPPPGGPPVTATNATTAATAAVAFAKEEARLPHTDSNPKTTTTSTLLAL, from the exons ATGGCCACCCTTAACGCATCCTTGACCGCCAGCACCGCCCCGTCCCCTGGGCACAATGCCCCGTCCCCGCCTCCGgacacctcctcccccagcactCCCTCTGATCCTGTCACCAAAGAtccccctgctgctccctccacctctgAGAGCATGAGGTCCTCAGAGCCAGGGGGGCAGCCCCTGGAGTCAGGCTGTGGCCTCATCCCACCAAAGGAGATAGGGGAGCCCCAAGAAGAGCCTGGCTGTGGGGGCTTCCCATCGAAGGACCTGGGGGTGGAAGAGGacaaggagcaggaggaggaaggaggagggctcccTCCTGTGGACCTCAGCGACCACTTATTCTTCACAGCTGGCGGTGAGGCCTGCCTAGTGGCCAAGCTGTCCCTGCCAGGTGGCAGTGAACTCCTATTACCAAAGGGCTTCCCCTGGGGTGAGGCAGGCGTCAAGGAAgagcccagcccacccctccttGCCCACCCGCCCCGTGCACACCTCACTGCCCTTCACATCCAACATGGCTTTGACCCAATCCAAGGCTTTAGCTCTTCTGACCAAATTCTGTCCCACGATACCTCAGCGCCATCTCTGGCCACTTGTGAGGGAAGGGATGGAGCCTTCTGGAGCTACCAGCTGGCTCCACACCCACCCGGAGATCCCAAAGATGGCCCcatggggagcaggggaggagaccccagggcactcttctggctctgcctcctgtgcCGCCTGGGTTTCAGCAGGCCCCAGGCCTTTGTGGGTCACATGCAGTCTCATGCGGTGACGCTAACCCCCGCTCAACACCAGGGCCTGCTGGGCAACCCAGCCGTGCTCCAGGAGGGGGGTGAGGGCTACGTGGCCCTCCTAAGCTTTCTGGAACCAAAAGCGCCTGCTCACCCCCCTTTAGAAATACCCCTTAACAACAGCGGCACCGGGAACATAGAGGCAAATGCAGCCCAGACCGAGGATGGTCCCCCTGAGGCAGAAGCCCAGGCCCCTGTCCTGCCCGTGGAAGAAGTCATGGCCCTcagcccaccctcccctccaacaACCCCGGCCACCTGGGACCCCAGCCCAACCCAAGCCAAAGAATCGCCAACGGCGGCAGGCGAGGCAGGGCCAGATTGGTTCCCTGAGGGACAAGAAGAGGATGGGGGGCTCTGCCCCCCTCTCAACCAAAGCTCACCCACCTCCAAGGAGGGGGGcactctccctgcccctgtgGGCTCCCCCGAAGACCCCAGTGACCCACCCCAGCCCTATCGCCTAGCTGACGACTATACCCCTGCCCCGGCAACCTTCCAGGGCCTCAGTCTGTCCAGCCACATGTCTCTGCTACACTCACGCAACTCCTGCAAGACGCTCAAGTGTCCCAAGTGCAACTGGCACTACAAGTACCAGCAGACCCTGGACGTGCACATGCGGGAGAAGCACCCCGAAAGCAACAGCCACTGCAGCTACTGCAGCGCCGGGGGGGCCCACCCCCGCCTCGCCCGGGGAGAGAGCTACAACTGCGGCTACAAGCCCTACCGCTGCGACGTCTGCAACTACTCCACCACCACCAAGGGCAACCTCAGCATCCACATGCAGTCCGACAAGCACCTGGCCAACCTGCAGGGCTTCCAGGCGGGGCCCGGCGGGCAGGGGAGCCCCCCAGAGGCAGCGCTCCCGCCCTCCGCGGGGGACAAGGAGCCCAAGACCAAATCGTCCTGGCAGTGCAAGGTGTGCAGCTACGAGACCAACATCTCCCGCAACCTGCGCATCCACATGACCTCAGAGAAGCACATGCAGAATGTCCTCATGCTGCACCAGGGGCTGCCGCTGGGGCTGCCGCCGGGGCTAGTGGGGCCAGGCCCCCCTCCCCAAGCTGGGGCTGCGCCCACCACCCCCCCGGAACTCTTTCAGTATTTCGGACCGCAGGCCATAGGGCAGCCTCAGGCTTCCTTGCCTGGCCCCGGACTGAGGCCAGACAAGCCCCTGGAAGCACAGCTGCTTCTCAATGGCTTCCACCACCTCGGAGCGCCTGCCCGCAAGTTCCCCACACCTG CCCCTGGCAGCTCCTCCCCGGATGCCCACCTGCCTCCAAGTCAGCTCCTAGGCTCCTTGTCTGACGGGCTGCCCACCTCGCCACCCCCAGATGATAGCCCATCCCTGAAGGTGTTCCGCTGCCTCGTGTGCCAGGCCTTCAGCACAGAcagcctggagctgctgctcTACCACTGCAGCCTGGGCCGGAGCCTCCCGGAGGCTGAGTGGAAGGAGGTGGCCGGCGACACCCACCGCTGCAAGCTCTGCTGCTATGGCACCCAGCTCAAGGCCAACTTCCAGCTCCACCTGAAGACCGACAAACATGCTCAGAAGTACCAGCTGGCGGCCCACttgagggaggggggtggggccattggcaccccctccccagtgcccctgGGAGATGGGGCTCACTATGGGTCTGTCCCCCACCTGCACCTGCGCTGCAACATCTGTGACTTTGAGTCCAACAGCAAGGAGAAGATGCAGCTGCATGCTCGGGGGGCAGCCCATGAAGAAAACAGCCACATCTATAAG TTTCTGCTGGAGATGGAAGGGGCAGCGGCGGGGGCGGAGCTGGGGCTGTTCCgctgcctgctgtgtgcctgggagACACCTTCCCGCCTGGCAGTGCTGCAGCACCTGCACGCACCGGCCCACCGCGATGCCCAGGCCCAGCGGCGTCTGCAGCTGCTGCAGAGCGGCCTCACGGCCGACGAGGGGCTCTCGGCTCTTCAGGGCATCCTGAGCTTCAGCCATGGGCAGCTCCAGACTCCCG GGAAGGTTCCCATCACCCCCTCAGCTGAGCCACCCACCCCTGAGAAAGATGCCCAGAATAAGACTGAACAGTTGG CTTCTGAAGAAGCGGAGAACAAGACCGGCCCTCCTGGAGACAGTGCCAACCAGACCACGGTCAGAACTGGG GTGTTCTGCTGTCCGTACTGCAGTTTCCTGAGCCCAGAGTCCGACCAGGTGAGGGCTCACGCCCTCTCCCAGCATGCAGTGCAGCCCAAGTACCGCTGCCCGCTGTGCCAGGAGCAGCTGGTGGGCCGGCCCGCCCTCCACTTCCACCTCAGCCACCTGCACAACGTGGTGCCCGAGTGTGTTGAGAAGCTGCTGCTTGTG GCCACAACTGTAGAGATGACCTTGACAACCAAAGTGCTGCCCGGGCCCACTCTCAGCCCTCAGGGTGATGGCCTTGAGCCTCCTGCTCCTGGGCCAGAGCCCATGCCCAGCAGAAACCAAGCAGTAG AAGGCCCTCACCTGACCCCGGAAGCCAGTCCCGATCCTCTTCCTGAGCCTCCCCCGCCCTCAGCCGAGGGCCCCGACAAGCCCACAGGAAGCCCTGACCagcccccttctccagccccatctccagCCCCTCGGACTGAGGCCCAAGCTGACGAAGTGGCTCCTCTACCCACCAtggctgaggaggaagagggggctggCGGGGAGCCCCGCCCAGCAGAGCCAGCTCCGGCTGACTCTCGCCACCCTCTGACCTATCGGAAGACCACCAACTTTGCCCTGGACAAGTTTCTTGACCCTGCCCGGCCCTATAAGTGCACTGTGTGTAAGGAGTCCTTCACGCAGAAGAACATCCTCCTGGTCCATTATAACTCGGTCTCCCACCTGCACAAAATGAAGAAGGCTGCCATTgacccctccagccctgcccgggGAGAAGCCGGCACCGCACCCACCACCGCCGGGGCCACAGACAAGCCCTTTAAGTGCACAGTCTGCCGGGTCTCCTACAACCAGAGCTCCACCCTGGAGATCCACATGCGCTCCGTCCTGCACCAGACTCGCTCGAGGGGAGCCAAGACTGACACCAAGGCTGAGGGGCCAGAGCGTGGCCCGGAAGAGCCCAAGGAAGGCGAGACTGAGGGGGAGGTGGGCACTGAGAAGAAGGGCCCTGACCCTGGGGGCTTCATGTCTGGATTACCCTTCCtatcccctcctccacctcccttgGACCTGCACCGATTCCCAGCCCCCCTCTTCACTCCACCGGTCCTGCCCCCCTTCCCTCTGGTGCCCGAGTCACTGCTGaagctccagcagcagcagctgctcctgCCCTTCTACCTCCATGACCTCAAGGTAGGGCCCAAGCTGGCACTGGCTGGGCCTGCGCCCCTGCTGTCCCTGCCGGctgccacccctccacccccacccccgccccctaaGGCCGAGCTGGCTGAACGAGAGTGGGAGCGGCCCCCCATGACCGAAGAAGGGAGTGAGGCAGCACCCACCTCACCCCCTCACCCCATGCCCAATGAGGCAGCCCGCACCGCAGCCAAAGCCCTTCTGGAAAATTTCGGGTTTGAGCTGGTAATCCAGTACAATGAAGGGAAGCAggctgtgccccctcccccaaccccacccccaccagaggccctggggggtggggacaagCTGGCCTGCGGGGCCTGTGGGAAACTCTTCTCCAATATGCTCATCCTCAAGACGCATGAGGAGCACGTGCACCGCCGCTTTCTGCCCTTCGAGGCCCTGAGCCGTTACGCTGCTCAGTTTCGAAAGAGCTATGATAGCCTCTACCCACCCCCTGATGAGTCCCCCAAACCTCCTGATGGGTCTCTGGACTCACCTGCTCCCCAGCTGGGCCCACACTTCCTGGTCCCAGATCCTGAGGCTGGGGGGACCCGTCCCTCTGAGGAGCGAAGCCGGGCAGGAGGACGCTGGCccccagaggaggaagaaagctcCAGAGGGAATCTTCCTCCCCTAGTGCCTGCAGGCCGCCGCTTCTCCAGAACCAAGTTCACTGAGTTCCAGACCCAAGCCCTGCAGTCTTTCTTTGAGACCAGTGCCTACCCCAAGGATGGAGAGGTGGAGCGGCTTGCAAGTCTCCTGGGCCTGGCTAGCCGCGTGGTGGTAGTGTGGTTCCAGAATGCCCGCCAGAAAGCTCGCAAAAACGCCAGTGAGGGTGGGCCCATGCCAAGCGGAGGTGGCCCTGGGGGAGCCTCTGGCTGCAGGCGCTGCCATGCCACCTTCTCCTGCGTTTTTGACTTGGTGCGGCACCTCAAGAAGTGCTATGATGACCAGCCtcctgaagaggaggaagaggaggcagagagaggggaagaggaggaagaggtggaggaggaagacacAGAGGAGGAACAGGGCCTGGAACCCCCAGCAAAGCCGGAGGGCCCACTGCCAGAACCTACAGACAGGGAAGAGCTGAGCCAAGCAGAGGCCACAAAGCCAGGAGGCAAAGAGCCTGAAGGGAGGGCCCCTCCCTCGCCTTCCCCAGTCCATAACTGTGACCAGTGCGCTGTGTCCTTCCCCACCCAGGACCTCCTGACCAGTCACCGCCGACTCCATTTCCTGCCATCCGTGCAGCCCAGCGCTGCCCCCCACCTCCTAGACCTTCCCCTGCTGGTGTTTGGGGAGCGAAACCCCCTGGCGGCAGGCACTCCACCAGTGCCGGGGCCACCCCTCAAACGGAAGCACGAGGACGGCAGCCTGTCCCCCACGGGCAGtgaagccgggggtgggggggagggcgaGCCCCCCAGGGACAAGCGCCTGCGCACCACCATCCTGCCCGAACAGCTGGAGATCCTGTACCGCTGGTACATGCAGGACTCCAACCCCACGCGCAAGATGCTGGACTGCATCTCCGAGGAGGTGGGACTCAAGAAGCGAGTGGTGCAGGTCTGGTTCCAAAACACCAGGGCCCGGGAGAGGAAAGGCCAGTTTCGAAGCACCCCTGGGGGAGTGCCCAATCCTGCAGCCAAGCCCCCCATCACACCCAGCCCTGCACCCTTCCCCAAGTTCAACCTCCTGCTGGGCAAGGTGGATGATGGGGCTGGAAGGGAGGCCCCAAAGAGGGAAGCACCTGCTTTCCCCTACCCCACAGTCACCCCTGCTGCCGGGCCCCTGCCTTTCCTACCACCTGGGAAAGAGGCCACCACCCTGACACCAGAACCACCTttacctctcccacctcccccaccacccagtgAGGATGAGGGTCCAGAGGAACCATCTAAAGCTTCTCCAGAGAGTGAGGCTTGCAGTCCATCTGCAGGGGATCTAAGTGATTCGTCAGCGTCTAGCCTGGCTGAACCAGagtcccctggggctggagggaccaGTGGGGGTCCAGGAGGAGGGGCCGGGATTCCAGATGGAATGGGGCAGCGGCGCTACAGGACCCAGATGAGCAGCCTGCAGTTGAAGATAATGAAAGCCTGCTACGAAGCCTACCGCACCCCCACCATGCAGGAGTGTgaggtgctgggggaggagaTCGGGCTGCCCAAGAGAGTCATCCAGGTCTGGTTCCAGAATGCTCGTGCCAAGGAAAAGAAGGCCAAACTGCAGGGGGCAGCAGCtgggggggctgggggcagcagtgAGGGCCCCGTAGGAGTCCAGCGCACCGACTGCCCCTACTGTGACGTCAAGTATGATTTCTATGTCTCCTGCCGAGGCCATCTTTTCTCCCGCCAGCACTTGGCCAAGCTCAAGGAGGCCGTCCGAGCCCAGCTGAAGAGTGAGAGCAAGAGCTATGACCTGGCCCCAGCACCCGAGGCACCTCCAGCTCCCAAGGCTCCACCTGCCACCACACCTGCCTCTGTGCCCCTTGGGactgccccagctctgcctcgCCTGGCCCCGGTCCTCCTGTCTGGTCCAGCTCTGGCCCAGCCCCCGCTGGGCAGCTTAGCTCCTTTCAGTTCAG GCCCTGCAGCCTCCTCAGGCCTCCTTGGCCTCGCCACTTCAGTCCTGCCTGCTACCACAGTGGTCCAGACTGCTGGCCCTGGCTGCCCCTTACCTCAGAGACCTATGCCTGACCAAACCAACACCACCGCAGGTGCCAGtgaccctgccccaggcctgcctACTGAACCCTCTGGGGACAAGGTCTCTGGTGAGCGAAAGCCAGTTGCAGCCCACACCAGCTCCTCCACTGATGCCCTCAAGAACCTCAAAGCATTGAAGGCCACTGTCCCAGCCCTGTTAGGGGGCCAATTCTTGCCCTTCCCGTTGCCCCCTGCAGGGGGGGCCACACCGCCAGCTGTCTTTAGCCCCCAGTTACAGGGGGCCTACTTCCAGCAGCTCTATGGCATGAAGAAGGGGCTGTTTCCCATGAACCCCGTGATACCTCAGACCCTCATTGGACTGCTCCCCAACGCCCTCCTCCAGCCACCGCCCCAGCCCCCAGAGCCCATGGCCACAGCACCTCCAAAGCCGCCTGAACTGCCAGCTCCAGGGGAGGGCGAGGCCGGGGAGGCCGACGAGCTGCTGACGGGCAGCACCGGCATCTCCACCGTGGATGTGACCCACCGCTACCTGTGCCGCCAGTGCAAGATGGCATTCGACGGGGAGGCCTCGGCCACTGCTCACCAGAGATCCTTCTGCTTCTTTGGGCGGGGCTCTGGGGGCTCCGTGCCCCCCCCACTGCGGGTGCCCATCTGCACCTACCACTGCCTGGCATGTGAGGTGCTGCTGAGTGGGCGCGAAGCCCTGGCCTCGCACCTGCGCTCCTCGGCCCACAGGCGCAAggcggccccgcccccagggggCCCACCTGTCACCGCCACCAATGCCACCACTGCCGCCACGGCTGCTGTGGCTTTTGCCAAAGAGGAAGCAAGATTACCTCACACGGACTCCAACCCAAAAACTACTACTACCTCTACACTTCTAGCTTTATAA